DNA sequence from the Candidatus Cloacimonadota bacterium genome:
CCCGCATCATCACACCCTCAATAACCGCCTGTCCGCCCACGTTAATTTCTTTTTTCATTAATTATTCCTCAGTAATATGCAAAAACGCCACTCCCCCATAAAAGGAAGACTGGCGTATAAAGCGGTTTTGAAATCTAGTTGTCTGATTTACGGTTGTATTTTCTATTAAACTTCTCAACGCGACCGGCTGTGTCCATTATCTTCTGTTTGCCGGTATAAAAGGGATGGCACACGTTGCAGATATCCACCTGCATATTGCCTTTGGTGCTTTTAGTTTCAAAGGTGTTTCCGCAGGCGCAAGTGATAATTGATTTCTCATATTTTGGGTGAATTCCCTGTTTCATTTATCTTGCTCCTTATAAAAATCTTATAATTTGAATCAATCTTTTTGAACCGCCACTTTATGTCAAG
Encoded proteins:
- the rpmE gene encoding 50S ribosomal protein L31 — translated: MKQGIHPKYEKSIITCACGNTFETKSTKGNMQVDICNVCHPFYTGKQKIMDTAGRVEKFNRKYNRKSDN